The Capra hircus breed San Clemente chromosome 2, ASM170441v1, whole genome shotgun sequence genome window below encodes:
- the CRYGC gene encoding gamma-crystallin C isoform X2, producing MGKITFYEDRGFQGRRYECSSDCPNLQPYFSRCNSIRVDSGCWMLYERPNYQGHQYFLRRGDYPDYQQWMGLSDSIRSCCLIPDTSSHRLRLYEREDHKGLMAELSEDCACLQDRFRLSEVRSLHVLEGCWVLYEMPNYRGRQYLLRPQEYRRYQDWGAVDAKAGSLRRVVDLY from the exons ATGGGGAAG ATCACATTCTACGAGGACCGGGGCTTCCAGGGCCGCCGCTACGAGTGCAGCAGCGACTGCCCCAACCTGCAGCCCTACTTCAGCCGCTGCAACTCCATCCGCGTGGACAGCGGCTGCTGGATGCTGTATGAGCGCCCCAACTACCAGGGCCACCAGTACTTCCTGCGGCGCGGCGACTACCCCGACTACCAGCAGTGGATGGGCCTCAGCGACTCCATCCGCTCCTGCTGTCTCATTCCCGAC ACAAGCTCCCATAGGCTGCGGCTGTATGAGAGAGAGGACCACAAAGGCCTCATGGCGGAGCTGAGCGAGGATTGCGCCTGCCTCCAGGACCGCTTCCGCCTGAGCGAGGTCCGCTCGCTGCACGTGCTGGAGGGCTGCTGGGTCCTCTACGAGATGCCCAACTACCGGGGGCGGCAGTACCTGCTGCGGCCCCAAGAGTACAGGCGCTACCAAGACTGGGGGGCCGTGGATGCCAAGGCAGGCTCTCTGCGGAGGGTGGTGGATTTATACTAA
- the LOC102189173 gene encoding gamma-crystallin B, producing MGKITFYEDRGFQGHCYECSSDCPNLQPYFSRCNSIRVDSGCWMLYERPNYQGHQYFLRRGDYPDYQQWMGLSDSIRSCRLIPQHTGTFRMRIYERDDFRGQMSEITDDCPSLQDRFHLNEVHSLNVLEGSWVLYEMPSYRGRQYLLRPGEYRRYLDWGAMNAKVGSLRRVMDFY from the exons ATGGGAAAG ATCACCTTCTACGAGGACCGGGGCTTCCAGGGCCACTGCTACGAGTGCAGCAGCGACTGCCCCAACCTGCAGCCCTACTTCAGCCGCTGCAACTCCATCCGCGTGGACAGCGGCTGCTGGATGCTGTATGAGCGCCCCAACTACCAGGGCCACCAGTACTTCCTGCGGCGCGGCGACTACCCCGACTACCAGCAGTGGATGGGCCTCAGCGACTCCATCCGCTCCTGCCGCCTCATCCCGCAA CACACCGGCACTTTCAGAATGAGGATCTACGAGCGAGATGACTTCAGAGGACAGATGTCAGAGATCACAGATGACTGTCCCTCTCTTCAAGACCGCTTCCACCTCAATGAGGTTCACTCCCTCAACGTGCTGGAGGGTTCCTGGGTCCTCTATGAGATGCCAAGCTACAGGGGAAGGCAGTACCTGCTGAGGCCAGGGGAGTACAGGAGATATCTCGACTGGGGGGCAATGAATGCCAAAGTTGGTTCTTTAAGACGGGTGATGGATTTTTATTGA
- the CRYGC gene encoding gamma-crystallin C isoform X1, with product MGKITFYEDRGFQGRRYECSSDCPNLQPYFSRCNSIRVDSGCWMLYERPNYQGHQYFLRRGDYPDYQQWMGLSDSIRSCCLIPDQTSSHRLRLYEREDHKGLMAELSEDCACLQDRFRLSEVRSLHVLEGCWVLYEMPNYRGRQYLLRPQEYRRYQDWGAVDAKAGSLRRVVDLY from the exons ATGGGGAAG ATCACATTCTACGAGGACCGGGGCTTCCAGGGCCGCCGCTACGAGTGCAGCAGCGACTGCCCCAACCTGCAGCCCTACTTCAGCCGCTGCAACTCCATCCGCGTGGACAGCGGCTGCTGGATGCTGTATGAGCGCCCCAACTACCAGGGCCACCAGTACTTCCTGCGGCGCGGCGACTACCCCGACTACCAGCAGTGGATGGGCCTCAGCGACTCCATCCGCTCCTGCTGTCTCATTCCCGAC CAGACAAGCTCCCATAGGCTGCGGCTGTATGAGAGAGAGGACCACAAAGGCCTCATGGCGGAGCTGAGCGAGGATTGCGCCTGCCTCCAGGACCGCTTCCGCCTGAGCGAGGTCCGCTCGCTGCACGTGCTGGAGGGCTGCTGGGTCCTCTACGAGATGCCCAACTACCGGGGGCGGCAGTACCTGCTGCGGCCCCAAGAGTACAGGCGCTACCAAGACTGGGGGGCCGTGGATGCCAAGGCAGGCTCTCTGCGGAGGGTGGTGGATTTATACTAA